The following are encoded in a window of Patescibacteria group bacterium genomic DNA:
- a CDS encoding tRNA uridine(34) 5-carboxymethylaminomethyl modification radical SAM/GNAT enzyme Elp3 translates to MNFDEIILRAIEEKCATEKDLRELKVRASGRTGSLAKNSELVEAYLRLLKAKKIKVNPALEKILKKSRIRTLSGVAPIAVLTKPLGCPGKCVFCPSEARMPKSYLSNEPAVMRAVRAEFDPFRQVKDRIKALESCGHSTEKIELIVMGGTFSAHPRNYQTWFVKRCFAALNSRQAKSGSLEDLKTANEKSKHRLVGLTLETRPDFLDEKEVKRFLKLGATRVEIGVQNLDDKILKLAKRGHGAAESARAIALLKKNGLKVGIHLMPNLPGATPKSDFQMFEEVFGNEKWRPDQIKIYPTVLIKGTELEKLWRTKKWQPYSDKVLTELLAKMKSLVPPWVRLTRVIRDIPAESILAGSKLTNLRQILQQQKVVCHCIRCREIRGDNFDAAQAELIRREYQASVGLEILLSFEIGEKLISLLRLRLDENATIRELHTFGEEIGLSQSGNSQHRGFGKKLISEAEKIARVAGFEKLRIISGVGVREYYRKLGYRLDREKIFVEKGLSPRKR, encoded by the coding sequence ATGAATTTCGACGAAATCATTTTACGAGCGATTGAGGAAAAATGCGCGACCGAAAAGGATCTGCGCGAATTGAAAGTTCGCGCGTCCGGACGGACAGGCAGCCTCGCGAAAAATTCCGAACTGGTCGAAGCTTATTTGCGACTGCTGAAGGCGAAGAAAATTAAGGTAAATCCAGCGCTGGAAAAGATTTTGAAAAAGTCGCGCATCCGAACTCTGTCGGGCGTCGCACCCATCGCCGTCCTCACGAAGCCGCTCGGCTGTCCAGGCAAATGTGTTTTTTGTCCGAGCGAGGCGCGCATGCCCAAAAGTTATTTGTCGAATGAGCCCGCCGTGATGCGGGCAGTGCGCGCGGAGTTCGATCCATTTCGCCAGGTCAAAGACCGAATCAAAGCCCTGGAAAGCTGCGGGCATTCAACGGAAAAAATTGAACTGATTGTAATGGGCGGAACTTTTTCGGCGCACCCGCGCAATTACCAAACTTGGTTTGTGAAACGATGCTTCGCAGCGCTAAATTCGCGGCAAGCTAAATCCGGCTCGCTCGAAGACTTGAAAACTGCGAACGAAAAATCGAAGCACCGCCTCGTCGGGCTCACGCTCGAGACGCGTCCGGATTTTTTGGACGAAAAAGAGGTAAAGCGATTTTTGAAGCTCGGGGCGACCCGCGTCGAAATCGGCGTGCAAAACTTGGACGACAAAATTTTGAAGCTGGCGAAACGCGGACATGGTGCGGCGGAGTCGGCGCGCGCCATCGCGCTCTTGAAAAAAAACGGATTGAAGGTCGGAATTCACCTGATGCCTAATTTACCTGGTGCAACTCCTAAGTCGGATTTCCAAATGTTTGAGGAAGTTTTTGGTAATGAAAAATGGCGACCGGATCAGATTAAAATTTACCCAACGGTCTTGATCAAGGGTACCGAGCTGGAAAAACTCTGGCGCACGAAAAAATGGCAGCCTTATTCCGACAAAGTTTTGACGGAGCTACTCGCGAAAATGAAAAGCCTCGTCCCGCCCTGGGTGCGGCTGACGCGCGTGATTCGCGACATTCCGGCGGAGTCGATTTTGGCAGGCTCGAAACTCACGAACCTGCGACAAATTTTGCAGCAACAAAAAGTCGTGTGCCACTGCATCCGCTGCCGTGAAATTCGTGGCGACAATTTCGATGCGGCGCAGGCGGAATTAATCCGCCGCGAATATCAGGCGAGCGTCGGCCTAGAAATTTTATTAAGCTTTGAAATTGGCGAGAAGCTGATTTCGCTTTTGCGCCTGCGCCTCGATGAAAATGCAACCATCCGCGAATTGCACACCTTCGGCGAAGAAATCGGACTCTCGCAATCGGGTAATTCGCAGCACCGGGGCTTCGGAAAAAAATTAATTTCCGAGGCGGAAAAAATCGCCCGCGTCGCAGGCTTCGAAAAATTAAGAATTATTTCGGGTGTCGGCGTGCGAGAATATTATCGGAAGCTTGGCTACCGACTCGACCGTGAGAAAATTTTTGTCGAGAAAGGCTTGTCCCCACGAAAGCGGTGA
- a CDS encoding very short patch repair endonuclease codes for MVDIFSKTKRSDIMSKVRNKDSKIEVTLRKALWEKGFRYRKNSTKYFGKPDIVLPKYKTVVFMDSCFWHGCKKHSSVPSTRTEFWKKKIARNKERDKEVNRHYKKESWQVIRVWEHDLKKSLSTLNKIIDRIKKE; via the coding sequence GTGGTCGATATTTTTTCCAAAACGAAACGGAGCGACATCATGTCGAAGGTGCGGAACAAAGACAGCAAAATCGAAGTCACACTACGCAAAGCGTTGTGGGAAAAAGGCTTTCGGTACAGAAAAAATTCAACAAAGTATTTCGGGAAACCAGATATCGTTTTGCCGAAATATAAAACCGTGGTTTTTATGGATTCCTGTTTTTGGCACGGTTGCAAAAAACACAGCTCAGTGCCCTCAACAAGAACCGAATTTTGGAAAAAGAAAATCGCACGGAACAAAGAAAGAGACAAAGAGGTGAATCGGCATTACAAAAAAGAGAGCTGGCAGGTAATTCGCGTCTGGGAGCATGACCTTAAAAAATCACTTTCAACTCTCAATAAAATAATCGACAGAATCAAAAAAGAGTGA
- a CDS encoding fibronectin type III domain-containing protein, whose translation MPTKIFATLLGIVSLACSGSFALAEIPSGYVLVPANVFFGESTPSPSSATNTGATVSTTKSAVRVNDEIGYVGERSTNATVSLRDNTGRPVAGVSVNLISSRGTDAVESSRTITNSNGEAVFQIIASAEGVSSLTALAGNQTLLERPRVVFLQKAGGVGGNLLHADLLDGSTDATIAATSDTPIATNQIVVDFASLTSVNTPTDLTVSIKDANGNLVEDFVGTVKISSSDALAILPQEYTFVTLDRGTHVFANAVTFTTVGQQTISVSGDNNVSAQEITTIVESEDGPAELSLAPVIKSPVSGDLLNDTIVVSGSAPTNTNLAVFVDGQFFQDTDSDTTGNFSSNVVLADGGHEITVGVLNSDGSVNSISEAVTITLDQTKPVIENISLQPSNKVTSGETVTVEIKSEPGLMNVQFSISDQLIYLDESATLGVYTGEFAVATAGAYFAKVELEDSAGNIGNYPDATSLLVEAAITIDNVELTPQDGRIDLRWNAPANADEVTNYQIFYGENEAELTKKFTTSDNSTAWYIDGLTNETPYFFRIVSFNATGGENGGSAIVAAAPTAPIIETQPVATQVCNGRIILKWDTGNPEVTNYRLDYGTASGEYIESRLLPGGATRSEWEVRDLINGAEYFFTLSGVDDFGNIVVGFDEASATPNASAVCSSNDPVQLFQRVDADGNAILTWNAVPGATSYLVHAGTQPNIYDLATVEVESTAFRPAGLLANTNYYFAVSAVFSGVHQSATLSNVIKVEVGPAEILLISLVLALGGAFWIRRTRKAGHQS comes from the coding sequence ATGCCCACAAAAATCTTCGCAACCTTGCTCGGGATTGTAAGTCTCGCTTGCTCGGGGAGCTTCGCACTCGCGGAAATTCCGAGCGGCTATGTCCTCGTTCCTGCCAATGTTTTTTTTGGCGAGAGCACACCGAGTCCGAGCTCGGCGACAAATACTGGAGCCACAGTTTCCACGACAAAATCGGCTGTGCGCGTGAATGATGAGATTGGCTATGTCGGCGAACGCTCTACGAACGCGACTGTCAGCTTGCGCGACAACACCGGACGACCAGTCGCTGGAGTCAGTGTAAATTTGATTTCCTCACGAGGGACCGATGCAGTCGAGAGTTCCCGAACAATCACGAACTCGAATGGCGAAGCTGTTTTTCAAATTATTGCGAGCGCGGAGGGTGTGAGTTCGCTCACTGCCCTCGCCGGTAATCAAACCCTGCTTGAACGCCCACGCGTTGTCTTCCTCCAAAAAGCTGGTGGTGTTGGCGGCAACCTGTTGCACGCAGATCTTTTGGATGGCAGCACAGATGCGACCATCGCGGCAACAAGCGACACACCAATCGCCACAAACCAAATCGTCGTGGATTTCGCCAGCCTGACATCCGTCAACACGCCAACCGACCTCACGGTTTCCATTAAGGACGCCAACGGCAATCTAGTCGAAGACTTCGTCGGCACAGTCAAAATCTCAAGCTCGGATGCGCTCGCAATTTTGCCGCAAGAATACACTTTCGTTACGCTCGACCGCGGTACGCATGTTTTTGCTAACGCGGTCACTTTCACAACAGTTGGGCAGCAAACAATTTCTGTCTCGGGCGACAACAATGTCAGCGCACAAGAGATCACAACAATCGTTGAGTCTGAAGACGGCCCGGCTGAGCTAAGCTTGGCACCCGTAATTAAAAGCCCTGTCAGTGGTGATCTTTTAAATGACACCATCGTGGTTTCGGGCTCCGCTCCAACAAATACAAACCTTGCGGTTTTTGTTGACGGACAATTTTTCCAAGACACCGACTCTGACACTACTGGAAATTTCTCCAGCAATGTTGTCTTGGCAGACGGCGGCCACGAAATCACGGTCGGCGTCTTAAACAGTGATGGCTCGGTTAACTCTATTTCAGAGGCCGTCACGATCACACTAGATCAAACCAAGCCGGTCATCGAGAACATTTCGCTTCAGCCGAGTAACAAAGTTACGAGTGGCGAGACCGTGACTGTAGAAATCAAAAGTGAGCCGGGACTTATGAATGTTCAGTTCAGCATCAGTGATCAATTAATTTATCTTGATGAGTCGGCAACCCTGGGTGTTTACACTGGGGAATTCGCTGTAGCCACAGCCGGGGCCTACTTCGCAAAAGTCGAGCTCGAGGATTCCGCTGGCAATATTGGTAATTACCCTGACGCCACAAGCTTGCTCGTTGAGGCGGCAATCACAATCGACAATGTTGAGCTCACGCCGCAGGACGGTCGCATTGACCTTCGCTGGAACGCCCCGGCCAATGCCGACGAGGTCACTAATTACCAAATTTTTTACGGCGAAAACGAAGCTGAGCTCACAAAAAAATTCACCACATCGGATAATTCAACTGCGTGGTACATCGATGGACTCACCAATGAAACTCCGTATTTTTTCCGCATCGTCTCGTTCAACGCGACGGGCGGAGAAAACGGCGGCAGCGCGATTGTAGCGGCAGCTCCGACCGCACCCATAATCGAAACGCAGCCGGTCGCAACCCAGGTCTGCAATGGAAGAATTATTTTGAAGTGGGACACTGGCAATCCAGAAGTTACAAATTACCGACTCGACTACGGTACAGCAAGCGGAGAATATATCGAGAGCCGACTTTTGCCTGGTGGCGCGACAAGAAGCGAGTGGGAAGTGCGTGACCTGATCAATGGAGCTGAATATTTTTTCACCCTGAGCGGAGTCGACGATTTCGGCAATATCGTTGTGGGTTTTGACGAAGCCAGCGCGACACCAAACGCCTCGGCGGTTTGTTCGTCCAATGACCCCGTTCAGCTTTTCCAGCGCGTGGACGCGGACGGCAACGCGATTCTGACCTGGAACGCCGTACCGGGCGCGACCAGCTACCTAGTTCACGCCGGCACGCAGCCAAACATATATGACCTGGCGACAGTCGAAGTGGAGTCAACTGCTTTTCGCCCAGCCGGGCTCTTGGCAAATACGAACTACTACTTCGCCGTGAGTGCCGTCTTCTCGGGCGTGCACCAATCCGCGACACTTTCCAATGTCATCAAGGTCGAGGTCGGACCAGCGGAAATCCTTTTGATTTCGCTCGTCCTCGCGCTCGGTGGGGCCTTCTGGATTCGCCGAACTAGAAAGGCAGGTCATCAATCTTGA
- a CDS encoding methyltransferase, which produces MISSKFMQNFYDSISKKWDATRRSAWGEFEFAHELLSAQKILDAGCGNGRLNFWLAGNNFHGEYCGFDSSKNLIALARKNFPAREFVVADLRELTPEISRGLTDGKPDAIFCVAVLHHLTNSAEQKKALENLYASLQPDGRIFLTVWNLWQPRFWKFRLAQKFARTLTIPFAGAGVRTVFAFRKGELKKLCATTGFKNIKIFYARHAEKSNFFRGRNLIILAEK; this is translated from the coding sequence ATGATTTCGTCGAAATTCATGCAAAATTTTTACGATTCTATCTCGAAAAAGTGGGATGCGACACGGCGCAGCGCCTGGGGCGAATTCGAATTCGCGCACGAACTTTTGTCTGCTCAAAAAATTCTCGACGCGGGCTGCGGCAACGGGCGTCTCAATTTTTGGCTCGCGGGCAACAATTTTCACGGCGAGTATTGCGGCTTCGATTCGTCCAAAAATTTAATCGCGCTCGCTCGCAAAAATTTTCCTGCTCGAGAGTTCGTGGTCGCTGATTTACGCGAGTTAACTCCCGAGATATCTCGGGGGTTAACGGATGGAAAACCCGACGCGATTTTCTGTGTTGCAGTGCTGCACCATCTCACAAATTCCGCTGAGCAAAAAAAAGCCCTGGAAAACCTTTACGCGAGCTTACAGCCGGATGGGCGAATTTTTCTCACAGTTTGGAATTTGTGGCAGCCGCGTTTCTGGAAATTTCGTTTGGCGCAAAAATTCGCGCGCACACTCACGATTCCTTTCGCTGGAGCAGGCGTGCGGACGGTTTTCGCCTTTCGCAAAGGCGAGCTCAAGAAACTGTGCGCGACAACGGGATTCAAAAATATTAAAATTTTTTACGCACGCCACGCTGAGAAATCCAACTTTTTTCGTGGTCGCAATTTAATCATTCTGGCTGAAAAATGA
- a CDS encoding single-stranded DNA-binding protein, translating into MAASLNRAQIIGNITRDPEVRQTPNGQMVATIGVATNRKWKNAAGEFQEEVEFHNVVCWGKLAEICQQYLKKGSKTYFDGRLKTRTWEDPDGKKNYRTEIIAENMIMLDSRGGSGATAQSSAPAQAPAQPTPPIQNSNEEEVKIDDLPF; encoded by the coding sequence ATGGCCGCCTCACTCAACAGAGCGCAAATAATCGGGAACATCACGCGCGATCCCGAGGTTCGACAAACGCCGAACGGACAAATGGTTGCGACAATTGGCGTGGCGACGAACCGTAAATGGAAAAATGCGGCTGGAGAGTTTCAAGAAGAGGTCGAATTTCACAATGTCGTTTGCTGGGGCAAGCTGGCTGAGATTTGCCAACAGTATTTGAAAAAAGGCTCGAAAACTTATTTCGATGGACGCCTCAAGACGCGCACCTGGGAAGATCCGGATGGCAAGAAAAACTACCGCACGGAAATCATCGCTGAAAATATGATTATGCTTGATTCGCGTGGTGGCAGTGGTGCGACGGCACAAAGCTCCGCGCCAGCTCAGGCTCCAGCTCAGCCGACTCCGCCGATTCAAAATTCGAACGAAGAGGAGGTCAAGATTGATGACCTGCCTTTCTAG
- the nadB gene encoding L-aspartate oxidase, which produces MKTDFLVVGSGIAGLTAAIFLAEKGTVTIATKKNLLESSSRFAQAGVAAVRNLAWDSFAEHFADTLMAGNNANDPKAVRFLVENSPKLVDWLEYEVGVKFQKEPTREAAHSHSRVWNTKDSTGETIEKALAKIVRRNPKIKLLEKTTLLDLILEKGLCRGAWLKFGKKVEPIFAGKVVLATGGFGQLFAKSTNPEVSAGDGIAAAARAGAKLRDLEFIQFHPTALVGEKTRLTLLSESLRGEGAILRNARGERFLPSYHPAAELAPRDIVARAIFEELKKGKVFLDFTRADAKFLENRFPLIWGEVRKTGLNLAKDLIPIFPVAHYSCGGVAVNLKGETSVKNLLAVGEVARTGLHGANRLASNSLAEALVFGKFLGESIKPEKVIELKIRPPQYLFDEREDRRIRKIVRDTMWTRVGIVRTREGLREALATLGKLKPRSFTAQNAVLTATLVAKSALARRKSLGTHFLES; this is translated from the coding sequence ATGAAAACTGACTTCCTCGTCGTCGGCTCGGGCATCGCCGGACTCACCGCTGCGATTTTTTTGGCGGAAAAAGGCACAGTCACAATCGCGACGAAAAAAAATTTGCTCGAGAGTTCTTCGCGCTTCGCACAGGCCGGTGTCGCCGCAGTGCGCAATCTCGCGTGGGACAGCTTCGCGGAACATTTCGCCGACACACTCATGGCGGGAAATAACGCGAACGATCCCAAAGCTGTACGATTTTTGGTCGAGAATTCGCCGAAGCTGGTCGATTGGCTGGAGTATGAGGTCGGCGTGAAATTTCAAAAAGAACCGACTCGTGAGGCGGCGCATTCACACTCACGCGTCTGGAATACGAAGGACTCGACGGGCGAGACGATCGAGAAGGCGCTCGCGAAAATCGTCCGCCGTAATCCGAAAATTAAGTTGCTGGAAAAAACGACGCTGCTCGATTTGATTTTGGAAAAAGGCCTTTGCCGCGGCGCGTGGCTCAAGTTCGGGAAAAAAGTTGAGCCGATTTTCGCCGGCAAGGTTGTGCTCGCGACGGGTGGCTTCGGTCAGCTTTTCGCGAAGTCGACCAATCCAGAAGTTTCGGCTGGCGACGGCATCGCCGCAGCCGCCCGCGCTGGCGCGAAGTTGCGAGATCTCGAATTCATCCAATTTCACCCGACTGCGCTCGTCGGTGAAAAAACTCGCCTGACTTTGCTTTCGGAAAGTTTGCGCGGGGAGGGTGCGATTTTGCGCAATGCCCGCGGGGAAAGATTTTTGCCGAGCTACCATCCGGCAGCCGAGCTCGCGCCACGCGACATCGTCGCCCGCGCGATTTTTGAAGAACTGAAAAAGGGCAAGGTCTTCCTCGACTTCACCCGCGCCGATGCGAAGTTTTTGGAAAATCGTTTTCCGTTGATTTGGGGTGAGGTGCGCAAAACCGGACTGAATCTGGCGAAAGATTTGATTCCGATTTTCCCGGTCGCGCACTATTCCTGCGGCGGTGTCGCGGTGAATCTGAAGGGCGAAACCTCGGTAAAAAATTTACTTGCGGTGGGTGAGGTCGCGCGCACCGGTCTGCACGGCGCGAATCGTCTGGCTTCGAATTCACTCGCTGAGGCGCTCGTCTTTGGGAAATTTCTCGGTGAAAGTATCAAACCAGAAAAAGTTATCGAGCTGAAAATTCGCCCACCACAATATCTTTTCGACGAACGCGAAGATCGCCGCATTCGGAAAATTGTGCGCGACACGATGTGGACGCGCGTCGGTATCGTGCGCACGAGAGAAGGTTTGCGTGAAGCCCTCGCGACTTTAGGAAAATTGAAACCGCGTAGCTTCACCGCACAAAACGCTGTTCTCACTGCAACGCTGGTCGCAAAATCCGCCCTCGCGCGTCGAAAAAGTCTCGGCACGCATTTTCTGGAAAGCTGA
- the nadC gene encoding carboxylating nicotinate-nucleotide diphosphorylase, whose protein sequence is MRLFEKQITQLNLRNHAYRNFVEQLLEFLLQADLGSGDLTTQLLQNPQRKIEAKVIAKSSGILAGAEEVAFFWRKHGVKILTAKKDGAKVKVGDTIFALSGPAAKILTTERVGLNLLSRLSGIATAAEKLARKIGKRKFAATRKTPLGLLDSRAVVIGGGLPHRLNLADQILVKENHRAVEPEIWRSVATKNFFEVEADSPKLALAIATHFAKNKNLILMLDNFSVGEFRQTAVLIRKINPRIILEASGGIDEKTAGKFLTAGADFVSLGKLTNSSGVVDFSLRII, encoded by the coding sequence ATGAGGTTATTCGAAAAGCAAATCACGCAACTTAATTTACGCAATCACGCGTACCGCAATTTTGTTGAGCAACTGCTCGAATTTTTGCTGCAAGCCGATTTGGGCAGTGGCGACCTGACGACGCAGTTATTGCAAAATCCGCAGCGCAAAATCGAGGCAAAAGTAATCGCAAAGTCGAGTGGCATTTTGGCTGGCGCAGAAGAGGTCGCATTTTTCTGGCGCAAACATGGAGTGAAAATTTTGACGGCGAAAAAAGACGGCGCGAAAGTGAAAGTCGGCGACACGATTTTCGCGCTCAGCGGTCCGGCAGCGAAAATTCTCACGACGGAACGAGTCGGACTAAATTTACTCTCGCGCTTGTCGGGCATCGCGACAGCGGCGGAAAAATTGGCGCGCAAAATTGGTAAACGGAAATTCGCCGCGACGCGTAAAACGCCACTCGGACTGCTCGACTCGCGCGCGGTCGTCATCGGCGGCGGACTGCCGCACAGGCTCAATCTCGCCGATCAAATTTTGGTCAAAGAAAATCACCGCGCGGTCGAACCAGAGATTTGGCGCAGCGTTGCAACGAAAAATTTCTTTGAGGTCGAAGCCGACTCACCAAAATTGGCGCTCGCCATCGCCACCCATTTCGCGAAGAATAAAAACTTAATTTTGATGCTCGATAATTTTTCAGTCGGGGAGTTTCGCCAAACCGCCGTGCTGATTCGCAAAATCAATCCGCGCATAATTCTCGAGGCGAGCGGCGGGATCGACGAAAAAACGGCGGGCAAATTTCTCACCGCAGGCGCCGACTTCGTCTCGCTCGGGAAACTGACGAATTCGTCAGGAGTAGTGGACTTTAGCCTGCGAATTATTTAG
- the cimA gene encoding citramalate synthase, with translation MNKPIYIYDTTLRDGSQMEGVNFSVNDKIKIAEKLNDFGVDFIEGGWPGSNPKDEEFFQEIRKRKLKSEVVAFSATILKGKKPAQDFLIQKVLAAKTNWVTIFGKTWDLHTQQILKISDAEALKLIQTTIQFLVARKRKVIFDAEHFFDGFKTNPKFALDCLKIAVKSGAANLSLCDTNGGTLPDEISEIFRAVQKEIKTPLGIHAHNDSGVAVANSLAAVAEGATVVQGTFGGLGERAGNADLGVLIADLQIKKNFKIISPAQLAKLTQLTSFIFETANLPAPKNLPFTGLNAFTHKGGIHASAVQKVACSYEHIDPQLVGNTSKITISELSGKSNVVAVARRLGFALESTSPQTRAILAQVKSLESAGFYFETAEASFALLILRAQKNYRAPFEVLDYFVMNLKNGQANATVRLQVGKEIREYAASGNGPVNALDLATRRAVAKFFPQIENVELKDYKVRILDSDAATAAKTRVLVESSNGKENWSTVGCSENIIEASWQALVDSLEYAIWRAEE, from the coding sequence ATGAATAAACCTATTTATATCTACGACACGACACTACGCGATGGATCTCAAATGGAGGGAGTTAATTTTTCAGTCAACGACAAAATTAAAATTGCGGAAAAATTAAATGACTTCGGAGTGGATTTTATTGAAGGCGGCTGGCCGGGAAGTAATCCAAAAGATGAAGAATTTTTTCAGGAAATTAGAAAAAGAAAGTTGAAAAGTGAAGTGGTCGCTTTTTCCGCGACAATTTTGAAAGGTAAAAAACCAGCGCAAGATTTTCTCATCCAAAAAGTGCTCGCAGCGAAAACAAACTGGGTGACGATTTTCGGCAAAACTTGGGATCTCCACACACAGCAAATTTTGAAAATTAGCGACGCGGAAGCTTTAAAATTAATTCAAACAACGATTCAATTTTTAGTCGCGCGAAAACGCAAGGTAATTTTCGATGCGGAACACTTCTTCGATGGGTTTAAAACCAATCCAAAATTCGCACTCGACTGCTTAAAAATCGCGGTAAAAAGTGGCGCAGCGAACTTAAGCTTGTGCGACACGAACGGCGGCACACTGCCGGATGAAATCAGTGAAATTTTTCGCGCGGTGCAAAAAGAAATTAAAACACCGCTTGGCATCCACGCACACAACGATTCCGGGGTTGCAGTGGCTAACTCACTCGCGGCAGTTGCCGAGGGTGCCACGGTCGTCCAGGGCACATTTGGAGGACTTGGTGAGCGCGCCGGCAATGCCGACCTCGGAGTGCTGATCGCGGATCTGCAAATCAAAAAGAATTTCAAAATTATTTCACCCGCGCAGCTCGCGAAACTCACCCAATTAACCAGCTTCATTTTCGAGACCGCGAATCTTCCCGCGCCGAAGAATTTACCCTTCACAGGGCTGAATGCTTTCACACACAAAGGTGGAATTCATGCGTCCGCCGTGCAAAAAGTTGCGTGCAGCTACGAACACATCGATCCGCAGCTCGTCGGGAATACTTCCAAAATAACGATTTCCGAACTTTCGGGTAAATCGAATGTCGTCGCCGTCGCGCGCCGACTCGGTTTCGCGCTCGAGTCAACTTCGCCGCAGACGCGTGCCATCCTCGCGCAGGTGAAATCACTCGAGAGCGCCGGATTTTACTTCGAGACGGCGGAGGCGAGCTTCGCGCTGCTAATCCTGCGCGCACAAAAAAATTACCGCGCGCCTTTCGAAGTGCTCGACTACTTCGTCATGAATCTGAAAAACGGACAGGCGAATGCGACCGTGAGACTCCAGGTCGGCAAAGAAATTCGTGAATACGCGGCGAGCGGCAATGGTCCGGTGAATGCGCTCGATCTCGCGACCCGCCGTGCCGTCGCGAAATTCTTCCCGCAGATCGAGAATGTCGAACTGAAAGACTACAAAGTGCGCATCCTCGATTCCGATGCGGCGACCGCAGCGAAGACGCGCGTCCTCGTCGAGTCGTCGAATGGCAAAGAAAATTGGTCCACCGTCGGTTGCTCGGAAAACATCATCGAGGCGAGCTGGCAGGCGCTCGTTGACTCGTTGGAGTATGCGATTTGGAGGGCGGAAGAATAG
- a CDS encoding NTP transferase domain-containing protein: MQALLLAAGRSRRFQPLGDKNFFRIGAEFLIEKSVANLRKAGIKKIIFVANAENAQGLRALFPQATIVVQENLADGMAGAVLAARQFLTAPTLIASTNDLVEPAAIRAVLAAKNCDGAILAERVENYFPGGYLEIQNGRIVNIVEKPAPAKAPSDLINLVFHFFREPRKLVALLEKVSNRKDDGYERALAQLFQVGKFVAVANPGKWRAVKFPWHALDLVADFTSSLKKKASPKAVIAKTALVENSVISAGAKILDFAIVRNSFIGRNAVVGSHSLVRDSQILENAVVGSSSEIARSSLGANSWLHRNYVGDSILAENVSLGSGAVCANLRLDEGEIFVKIEKQKVSTGRNKFGTALGANSRVGVNSSIMPGILVGENCFVGSGLVLAQNLKSQSFLDAVWKTKIRVNRKSVAVRVKLLK, translated from the coding sequence ATGCAAGCTCTCCTGCTCGCTGCCGGTCGTTCGCGCCGATTTCAGCCGCTCGGCGATAAGAATTTTTTTCGAATTGGCGCGGAATTTTTGATCGAAAAGTCCGTCGCGAATTTACGAAAGGCGGGCATCAAAAAAATTATCTTCGTCGCAAACGCGGAGAATGCGCAAGGCCTGCGCGCGCTTTTCCCCCAAGCGACCATCGTCGTTCAGGAAAATTTAGCTGACGGCATGGCGGGCGCCGTACTCGCGGCGCGGCAGTTTTTGACCGCACCAACTCTGATTGCCTCGACGAATGATTTGGTCGAGCCAGCGGCAATTCGCGCAGTCTTGGCAGCGAAAAATTGTGACGGCGCAATCTTGGCTGAGCGCGTTGAGAATTATTTTCCCGGCGGCTATCTCGAAATTCAAAATGGTCGCATCGTAAATATCGTCGAAAAACCTGCGCCTGCGAAAGCACCGAGCGACCTCATAAATTTGGTTTTTCACTTTTTCCGCGAACCGCGTAAGTTGGTTGCGCTGCTTGAGAAAGTTTCGAACCGAAAAGATGACGGCTACGAACGCGCGCTGGCGCAACTCTTTCAGGTTGGGAAATTCGTCGCGGTCGCGAATCCGGGGAAGTGGCGCGCGGTGAAATTCCCGTGGCACGCGCTCGACCTCGTCGCCGACTTCACGAGCAGCTTAAAAAAGAAAGCTTCACCAAAAGCGGTGATCGCGAAAACCGCACTGGTGGAAAATTCCGTAATTTCCGCGGGCGCGAAAATTCTCGACTTCGCCATCGTCCGCAATTCTTTCATCGGTCGAAATGCGGTCGTCGGCTCACACTCACTCGTGCGCGATTCACAAATTCTGGAAAATGCCGTCGTCGGCAGCAGCTCGGAAATCGCGCGCAGCTCGCTCGGCGCGAATTCGTGGCTACACCGCAACTATGTCGGTGACTCAATCCTCGCGGAAAATGTCTCGCTCGGCAGCGGAGCCGTCTGCGCCAATTTGCGGCTCGACGAAGGTGAGATTTTTGTGAAAATTGAGAAACAAAAAGTTAGCACCGGACGAAATAAGTTTGGCACAGCGCTCGGCGCGAATTCCCGCGTCGGCGTGAATTCCAGCATCATGCCGGGAATTTTGGTTGGTGAAAATTGTTTCGTCGGCAGCGGGCTCGTCCTCGCGCAAAATTTGAAAAGTCAAAGCTTCCTGGACGCCGTGTGGAAAACTAAAATCCGCGTGAACCGGAAGTCCGTCGCAGTGCGTGTAAAACTCCTAAAATAG